In one Nitrosopumilus sp. genomic region, the following are encoded:
- a CDS encoding FAD-binding oxidoreductase → MVTEMKAKVIYSELLKEDLVIIRLVPEKGMPQYKTGQFLTIGLPIPSEKKIVRRAYSIASHAENRDYFEFVIRWVRKPLPGRVTTELFYLSVGDEVYLGDPTGAALQISDKLPNGQKDTRRVICVGGGTGLAPFIAFAKHFHDTKDKREVVVLHGASYVDELSYKRLLTDLELESERVGRDKWDFRYRAAISRPKEYFNRSWNGHVGRVESFFATNKKTGLSPVEEMVGEKLTPENTIVYICGYQGTIDGVIEYLGPKGFVTEHEKKPDGSFGIKYESYG, encoded by the coding sequence ATGGTAACTGAAATGAAAGCAAAGGTCATTTATAGTGAGTTGCTAAAAGAAGATCTTGTAATTATTAGATTAGTTCCAGAAAAAGGGATGCCACAATATAAGACAGGCCAATTTTTGACAATAGGTCTTCCAATACCATCAGAAAAAAAGATAGTTAGAAGAGCATATTCTATTGCATCACATGCAGAGAATAGAGATTATTTTGAATTTGTAATTAGATGGGTAAGAAAACCACTTCCTGGTAGAGTTACAACTGAATTATTTTATCTAAGTGTTGGGGATGAAGTATATCTCGGTGATCCTACAGGAGCTGCATTACAAATTAGTGACAAATTACCTAACGGACAAAAAGATACCAGACGAGTAATTTGTGTAGGTGGAGGTACAGGATTAGCACCATTTATTGCATTTGCAAAACATTTCCATGATACTAAGGATAAACGTGAAGTGGTTGTACTTCATGGTGCAAGTTATGTGGACGAATTAAGCTACAAACGTCTTTTGACAGATTTAGAATTAGAAAGCGAGAGAGTAGGAAGAGACAAATGGGATTTTAGATATAGAGCTGCTATAAGTAGACCAAAAGAATATTTCAATAGATCATGGAATGGTCATGTTGGTAGAGTAGAATCATTTTTTGCAACTAATAAAAAAACGGGTTTATCACCAGTAGAGGAAATGGTGGGAGAAAAACTAACTCCAGAAAATACAATCGTCTACATTTGTGGATATCAGGGAACAATTGACGGTGTGATTGAGTATCTAGGTCCAAAAGGATTTGTTACAGAACATGAGAAAAAACCAGATGGAAGTTTTGGTATTAAATACGAGTCATACGGATAG
- a CDS encoding succinate dehydrogenase, with protein sequence MRESTIMKIHYGTALAAVALVAVHILMRLTQGFAESLEYENVLANYKFIPYAGMLELILILLSVHGFNGLRVILLELKQGRIYEKAVSYGSLTAMIVLIAYGSRTIIMTNMGMV encoded by the coding sequence ATGAGAGAAAGTACAATTATGAAAATTCATTATGGTACTGCCTTAGCTGCAGTAGCATTAGTAGCAGTTCATATTTTGATGCGTCTCACACAAGGATTTGCAGAATCCTTAGAATATGAAAATGTCCTTGCCAACTATAAATTCATTCCATATGCTGGGATGCTCGAACTTATTCTCATTTTGCTTTCAGTTCATGGATTTAATGGACTTCGAGTTATTTTATTAGAATTAAAACAAGGAAGAATTTATGAAAAAGCTGTTTCTTATGGGTCCCTTACTGCAATGATTGTATTAATAGCCTATGGTTCAAGAACAATTATTATGACCAATATGGGGATGGTATAG
- a CDS encoding AAA family ATPase: MWSEKYRPRIISDMVGNEESRASIMEWFIKWKKGTKPILLVGPPGIGKTTIAYLVAKQFGYDMIGLNASDVRSKSRINEILTPALANVSVMGTPMIFIDEVDGIHGRSDFGGVSALIGILKEPTVPIVLAANSDTSDKMKSIKKAVKTIYFKKIPPRLLQVYLENILKKENAKLSPGSLIKVIDKSQGDIRSMINLTQSFVTGFNPQIETKFENINIEDGVNAFFKANSIEEARIILYSMQIDPREKINAFYSSIITSSIDNSTLAKYLEIISNADMLFGKIMKTQNWRLLRYLNDILIKLYQNDDRIRYSQYNISWPLLNRIRWDGAKIKSLSSIMAKKLHLSSSAFVTICLPFVLFCIKNKTLELELEETYADIIEKEIGLIQ; this comes from the coding sequence ATGTGGTCTGAAAAATATCGACCTCGTATTATTTCTGATATGGTAGGTAATGAAGAATCACGTGCATCAATAATGGAGTGGTTTATAAAGTGGAAAAAAGGTACAAAACCCATTCTTCTTGTTGGACCTCCTGGCATTGGAAAAACTACAATTGCATATCTTGTAGCCAAACAATTTGGATATGACATGATTGGTCTTAATGCAAGTGACGTTCGAAGTAAATCCAGAATTAATGAAATTCTTACACCTGCATTAGCCAATGTCAGTGTAATGGGAACTCCCATGATCTTTATAGATGAGGTAGATGGAATTCATGGTCGCAGTGATTTTGGAGGTGTTTCAGCACTTATTGGTATTCTTAAAGAACCTACAGTTCCAATTGTTCTTGCTGCAAACAGTGACACATCTGATAAAATGAAGAGTATTAAAAAAGCTGTAAAAACAATTTATTTTAAAAAAATTCCTCCTCGTCTGTTGCAAGTTTACCTTGAGAATATTTTAAAAAAAGAAAATGCAAAACTAAGTCCAGGTTCTTTAATAAAAGTAATTGATAAATCACAAGGAGACATTCGTTCTATGATTAATCTTACACAATCATTTGTAACAGGGTTTAACCCTCAAATAGAAACAAAGTTTGAAAATATTAATATTGAAGATGGAGTAAATGCTTTCTTTAAAGCAAATTCAATTGAAGAAGCTAGAATTATTTTGTATTCTATGCAAATTGATCCAAGAGAAAAAATTAACGCATTTTATTCTAGTATCATTACAAGTAGTATAGATAATTCTACTCTTGCAAAATATTTAGAAATAATATCTAACGCTGATATGCTTTTTGGAAAAATTATGAAAACTCAAAATTGGAGATTACTAAGATATCTAAATGATATTTTAATAAAATTATATCAAAATGATGATAGAATTAGATATTCACAATACAATATTTCATGGCCGTTACTCAATAGAATTCGTTGGGATGGTGCGAAAATAAAATCCCTATCATCCATTATGGCAAAAAAATTACACTTGTCATCAAGTGCTTTTGTAACAATTTGTCTCCCTTTTGTTTTATTTTGTATTAAAAATAAAACACTTGAATTAGAATTAGAAGAAACTTATGCTGATATTATTGAAAAGGAGATTGGACTAATTCAATGA
- a CDS encoding succinate dehydrogenase, which yields MTQDEHKEGIKGMANPRRYGIERVAYWLMRLTGLGLLAYFIGHIYETSNILRGQVGWDEFLELTQTTEGHAILAIVIAMCVFHTVNGIRVMLGHGGIGVGKPARPDYPYDPASQNYRHKIGIYSAIVLAGIAMLYGLAVMFGE from the coding sequence ATGACTCAAGACGAACACAAAGAAGGAATTAAAGGCATGGCAAATCCTCGCCGATATGGAATCGAACGTGTTGCATATTGGTTAATGCGATTAACTGGATTGGGATTGTTAGCATATTTCATTGGTCATATTTATGAAACAAGCAATATTTTAAGAGGACAAGTAGGATGGGATGAATTTCTTGAATTAACTCAAACTACTGAGGGACATGCAATTTTGGCAATTGTGATTGCAATGTGTGTATTTCATACTGTTAATGGTATTAGAGTGATGTTGGGACATGGAGGAATTGGTGTAGGAAAACCTGCAAGACCTGATTATCCATATGATCCTGCATCACAAAATTACAGACATAAAATAGGAATTTACTCAGCGATAGTTCTTGCAGGAATTGCAATGTTGTATGGTCTAGCGGTAATGTTTGGTGAATAA
- a CDS encoding succinate dehydrogenase/fumarate reductase flavoprotein subunit, translating to MVESLEFDLIICGSGLAGLRAAIAAAKKGPHLKIGVVSKVQVMRSHSVSAEGGTAAVLFEEEGDTIESHVYDTVKGSDFLADQDVAERLCVEMPQEIHQLDHWGMPWSRRPNGRIDQRNFGGYSFPRATYASDKVGFFEMQTLYDTCQKFENIEYLNEWFVTSIIHDGKKFMGVTAIELSSGTFYSIKGKSLIIATGGAGRLYSFSTYALSSTPDGLDMGLRAGMALKDMEFVQFHPTGILPSGILITEGARGEGGYLLNNKDERFMKTYAAGKMELAPRDIVSRSIMTEIQEGRGFKHETGVDCMKLDLRHLGDEKIKEKLGGIREISIKFSGIDPAEDLLDIRPVCHYMMGGLHTDIDGATEIQGVWAAGEAACNSVHGSNRLGANSTSECIVWGKITGELAAEYAINNTSSNPWPHHLVAAEEKRIYDGIFRGNGDVNPYEIRQELTDTMNEKAYVYRNETNLIEGLKKIRELKKQTWKHVDDKSKEYNTNFSNVMELDSMFRVAEIVLMGAINRKESRGAHARTDYTKRDDANFLHHTLAYYDPNEPIMKTYPVTITKYQPVERKY from the coding sequence ATGGTAGAATCATTGGAATTTGATTTGATAATTTGTGGATCTGGTCTTGCTGGATTGAGAGCAGCAATAGCGGCTGCAAAAAAAGGACCTCATCTCAAAATTGGTGTAGTCTCAAAAGTGCAAGTAATGCGATCTCATTCTGTTTCAGCAGAGGGAGGAACAGCAGCAGTACTTTTTGAGGAGGAAGGTGATACAATCGAATCTCATGTTTATGATACTGTAAAAGGAAGTGATTTTCTTGCTGACCAAGATGTTGCTGAAAGACTCTGTGTTGAAATGCCTCAAGAAATTCATCAGTTAGATCATTGGGGTATGCCATGGTCTAGAAGACCAAACGGAAGAATAGATCAACGAAATTTCGGAGGTTATAGTTTTCCTAGAGCAACATATGCATCAGACAAAGTAGGTTTCTTTGAAATGCAAACTTTGTATGATACATGTCAAAAATTTGAAAACATTGAATATCTTAACGAATGGTTTGTAACATCAATTATTCATGATGGGAAAAAATTCATGGGTGTTACTGCAATAGAACTATCATCTGGTACGTTTTACTCTATCAAAGGAAAATCCCTCATCATTGCAACTGGCGGTGCAGGACGACTGTACAGCTTTTCAACTTATGCCCTTTCATCAACTCCTGATGGTTTGGATATGGGATTACGTGCTGGTATGGCGTTAAAGGATATGGAATTTGTACAATTTCATCCAACAGGAATTTTACCATCTGGAATTTTGATTACAGAAGGTGCAAGAGGAGAAGGTGGTTATCTTCTTAATAATAAAGACGAACGATTTATGAAAACATATGCTGCTGGGAAAATGGAGTTAGCTCCTCGTGACATAGTATCCAGATCAATTATGACTGAAATTCAAGAAGGCCGTGGATTCAAACATGAGACCGGTGTTGATTGTATGAAGCTTGATCTGAGACATCTTGGAGATGAAAAAATCAAGGAAAAATTGGGTGGTATTAGAGAAATATCTATAAAATTTTCTGGTATTGATCCTGCTGAGGATTTACTTGACATTAGACCTGTTTGTCATTATATGATGGGTGGACTTCATACAGATATTGATGGTGCAACTGAAATTCAAGGAGTTTGGGCTGCAGGTGAGGCTGCATGTAATAGTGTTCATGGATCAAACCGTCTAGGTGCAAATTCCACCTCTGAATGTATTGTTTGGGGTAAAATCACAGGTGAGTTGGCAGCAGAATATGCTATCAATAATACTTCTTCAAATCCTTGGCCCCATCACTTGGTTGCAGCAGAAGAAAAGAGAATCTATGATGGAATATTTCGAGGTAATGGCGATGTCAATCCATATGAAATTAGGCAGGAACTAACTGATACTATGAATGAGAAGGCATATGTCTATAGAAATGAAACTAATCTTATTGAAGGTCTTAAGAAAATTCGTGAATTAAAAAAACAGACTTGGAAACACGTTGATGATAAATCAAAAGAGTACAATACCAACTTTTCAAATGTAATGGAACTTGATTCTATGTTCAGAGTAGCAGAAATTGTATTGATGGGCGCAATTAATAGAAAGGAATCCCGTGGAGCACACGCAAGAACTGATTACACTAAACGTGATGACGCAAACTTTTTACATCACACACTAGCTTACTATGATCCAAACGAGCCAATAATGAAAACATATCCAGTAACCATTACGAAATATCAACCAGTGGAGAGGAAATACTAG
- a CDS encoding DUF1059 domain-containing protein: protein MAKLKCNDYGFECDFVAEGEMESVIDKFRNHTDEEHGIDYSKEAIMQFLLRKEGL from the coding sequence ATGGCAAAACTCAAGTGTAATGATTATGGGTTTGAATGTGATTTTGTGGCAGAAGGGGAAATGGAAAGTGTGATTGATAAGTTTAGAAACCATACTGATGAAGAGCATGGAATAGATTATTCTAAAGAAGCCATCATGCAATTTCTCTTAAGAAAAGAAGGATTATAA
- a CDS encoding glutamyl-tRNA reductase produces the protein MSQISFDVVNARVTFKNVPIHTLSKFTFKDVNAACAEFKKIPGVAECVIIQSGTRVEIFTVSNVETSDSPDARRAEGKTLVLNQIKDTWMSLSSLEQIDIDHFDQTLEVYKGDDVYLNLLRLASGLDSLVVGWQNVFDDVVQSITTAKSAGTSGPILNKLFESVIRLSARMRNTTGISKDVVSLGDVAVKLVDEKAGLDSKKKVLIIGTGESAATLVKALDKKNIPFNVTSRTLERATGFTTILGGTPVDFNDVLIGFDKYDIIFVATTSDYFLITYDRIRLVMEEKTKGTLILDLSDPRAVDEGITVLPGIKLLFRDQIAEIYEESVRTRIGIVPAVEKIIESELPVLSARMKRLDT, from the coding sequence TTGAGTCAAATATCTTTTGATGTAGTTAACGCGAGAGTAACTTTCAAAAATGTCCCTATACATACATTATCAAAATTTACTTTCAAAGACGTCAATGCAGCTTGTGCAGAATTTAAAAAAATTCCTGGTGTTGCAGAATGTGTAATAATTCAATCTGGAACTAGAGTTGAAATATTTACAGTTAGTAATGTTGAAACTAGTGATTCTCCAGATGCAAGAAGAGCAGAAGGTAAAACACTTGTGTTGAATCAAATCAAAGATACTTGGATGTCTTTATCATCATTAGAGCAAATTGATATTGATCATTTTGATCAAACTCTAGAAGTTTACAAGGGTGATGATGTGTATCTTAATCTTTTAAGATTAGCTTCTGGATTAGATTCTTTAGTTGTTGGATGGCAAAATGTTTTTGATGATGTTGTTCAATCTATTACAACTGCAAAAAGTGCAGGAACATCTGGTCCAATTCTAAATAAATTATTTGAAAGTGTAATTAGATTATCTGCTAGAATGAGAAATACAACTGGAATCTCAAAAGATGTTGTTTCACTTGGTGATGTTGCTGTAAAACTCGTGGATGAAAAAGCAGGATTAGATTCTAAGAAAAAGGTATTGATAATTGGAACTGGTGAGTCTGCTGCAACACTTGTAAAAGCTTTGGATAAAAAGAATATCCCATTTAATGTCACAAGTAGAACTCTTGAACGTGCTACTGGTTTTACCACTATTCTTGGTGGAACTCCTGTGGATTTTAACGATGTCTTAATAGGGTTTGATAAATATGATATTATTTTCGTTGCCACCACATCTGATTATTTCTTAATTACCTATGATAGAATTAGATTAGTAATGGAAGAAAAGACTAAGGGTACATTAATTTTGGATTTGTCTGATCCTAGAGCTGTTGATGAAGGAATAACTGTTCTTCCTGGAATCAAATTATTATTCAGAGATCAAATAGCAGAAATTTATGAAGAAAGTGTGAGAACTCGAATCGGTATTGTTCCTGCAGTTGAAAAAATTATTGAAAGTGAACTTCCTGTTTTATCTGCTAGAATGAAAAGACTAGATACTTAA
- a CDS encoding iron-sulfur cluster assembly protein, translating into MSQDIKQLRVKLFDELSKIVDPEINTSIVELELIDEVDINDNNVKVDLHLTSPFCPAVFGFKICQDIHDNLLKVDGVNDVKVNVSNHFMAEQINNQVNNSPKPKN; encoded by the coding sequence ATGAGCCAAGATATCAAACAGCTTCGAGTGAAATTATTTGATGAACTATCAAAGATTGTAGATCCTGAAATCAATACATCAATTGTTGAACTAGAATTAATTGATGAGGTGGATATCAACGACAACAATGTTAAAGTTGATTTGCATCTTACCAGTCCATTCTGTCCAGCAGTGTTTGGTTTTAAGATTTGTCAAGACATCCACGATAACCTTTTGAAGGTTGATGGTGTAAATGACGTTAAAGTTAATGTTTCAAACCACTTTATGGCTGAACAAATTAACAATCAAGTAAATAATAGCCCAAAACCAAAAAATTAG
- a CDS encoding fructose 1,6-bisphosphatase, translated as MEIIEILREASKKIYENVKELAGTEHAAGDFGIGAGGDISRNIDIIAEKTVLDYLKEINFQCIVLGEECGRVELSNNSKGYIIMDAIDGSANAVRGVPFFCSSLAFATENKLSSVTDGVITDLSNGEMYWASKNKGSFFNGKQIKVHHKDPIYKIIGINTSGASSELMRRLSPIYEEHQHIRHFGANALEMGFFARGIMDIFIDLRGKIRIHDIAAGYIIIKEAGGLLLDADLNPLDEDLSYETRISFIAASNQKILDEIMSSIDQKFINNTN; from the coding sequence ATGGAAATAATAGAAATTCTTCGTGAGGCTTCAAAAAAAATTTATGAAAATGTAAAAGAACTTGCAGGTACTGAACATGCAGCAGGTGATTTTGGCATAGGTGCAGGAGGAGACATTTCAAGAAACATAGACATAATTGCTGAAAAAACTGTTTTAGATTATTTGAAGGAAATCAATTTTCAATGCATTGTTTTAGGTGAAGAATGTGGGCGAGTTGAATTATCAAATAATTCTAAAGGATATATTATAATGGATGCAATTGACGGTTCTGCAAATGCAGTTAGAGGAGTACCATTTTTTTGCAGTTCATTGGCATTTGCAACTGAAAATAAACTTAGTTCTGTTACAGATGGTGTAATTACAGATTTATCAAATGGTGAGATGTATTGGGCTTCAAAAAATAAGGGGTCATTTTTTAATGGAAAGCAAATCAAAGTACATCATAAAGATCCAATATACAAAATAATTGGAATTAATACATCTGGTGCATCATCAGAGTTGATGAGACGATTATCTCCAATATATGAGGAGCATCAGCACATCAGACACTTTGGAGCAAATGCTCTAGAAATGGGATTTTTTGCTAGAGGAATAATGGATATTTTTATTGATTTAAGGGGGAAAATTCGGATTCATGATATTGCTGCAGGATATATAATTATCAAAGAAGCAGGAGGATTACTATTGGATGCAGATTTGAATCCATTAGATGAAGACCTAAGTTATGAAACACGAATTTCCTTTATTGCTGCTTCAAATCAGAAAATTCTTGATGAAATAATGTCATCAATCGATCAGAAGTTCATCAACAACACCAATTAA
- the argH gene encoding argininosuccinate lyase has protein sequence MYRSRLGTDLSDLTLDYVSSINDDFDIVFYDIIGSQAHTLMLFQNDIITKNDTKKILSALETLKSEKLDSASGAEDIHELIESLVIEKAGMESGGKMHTARSRNDQVALDIRMKIRDDINIICNCLLDTIESLVSVAKNHQKTIMPLYTHLQQAQAGLFSHYLLAHADVLFRDFQRLFGTFERVNQSPLGAGPVGGTSIPIDRHFTAKMLGFDDLVENSIDATSTRDFVAEYVAMVSILMTNLSKISEDLIIWSSSEFSFIELSDEFTSPSSVMPQKKNPDLLELTRGKTAEVIGNLTAVLTTVKGLASGYGRDLQQIKSSIWSTSKISISALVILKSVFLTMKVNQKQMKKVTESSNLIALDIAEKLVLEGIPFRVTHKIAGVLVQLSYQSKKPISKLTLDQIKKSVLDTKVDPKIVLQIISTTTVVSSLKDRKSFGSSGYEEQKRMIADRISKINQYRITVAKRENKINSSIEILSKQIDELIK, from the coding sequence ATGTATCGTTCACGACTTGGTACGGATTTGAGTGATCTTACTTTAGATTACGTTTCATCCATTAATGATGATTTTGATATTGTGTTTTATGATATTATTGGAAGTCAAGCTCACACTTTGATGTTATTTCAAAATGATATCATCACAAAAAATGATACAAAAAAAATACTATCAGCCTTGGAGACTCTGAAAAGTGAAAAACTTGACTCAGCATCTGGAGCAGAAGATATTCATGAATTAATTGAATCTCTGGTTATCGAAAAGGCTGGGATGGAAAGTGGAGGAAAAATGCATACTGCAAGATCTCGCAATGACCAAGTTGCTTTGGATATTCGCATGAAGATTAGAGATGATATCAACATTATCTGTAATTGTCTTTTAGATACTATTGAATCTCTAGTCTCTGTGGCTAAAAATCATCAAAAAACAATCATGCCACTTTACACTCATCTTCAGCAAGCTCAAGCTGGTCTTTTCTCTCATTATCTTTTGGCACATGCAGATGTTTTGTTTAGGGATTTTCAAAGATTATTTGGAACGTTTGAACGAGTAAATCAAAGTCCACTTGGCGCAGGGCCTGTTGGTGGAACAAGTATTCCAATTGATAGACATTTCACTGCAAAGATGTTGGGTTTTGATGATCTTGTCGAAAATTCTATTGATGCAACAAGCACACGAGACTTTGTAGCAGAATATGTTGCAATGGTTTCAATTTTAATGACTAATCTAAGTAAAATTTCTGAAGATCTTATAATTTGGTCCTCATCGGAATTTTCTTTTATTGAGTTATCTGACGAGTTTACATCGCCTTCAAGTGTTATGCCTCAAAAAAAGAATCCTGATCTTTTAGAATTAACAAGAGGGAAAACTGCTGAAGTTATAGGAAATCTTACTGCAGTTCTAACTACCGTTAAAGGTCTAGCATCCGGATACGGCCGTGACTTGCAACAAATTAAATCTTCTATTTGGTCTACATCAAAAATATCTATCAGCGCATTGGTAATTTTAAAATCAGTATTTCTTACAATGAAAGTAAATCAAAAACAAATGAAAAAAGTTACTGAATCAAGTAATCTAATTGCATTAGATATTGCTGAAAAATTAGTTTTGGAAGGGATACCATTTCGTGTAACCCATAAAATTGCAGGAGTTTTGGTTCAATTATCTTACCAATCAAAAAAACCTATTTCAAAATTAACTTTAGATCAAATAAAAAAATCTGTACTTGATACTAAAGTTGATCCAAAAATTGTTTTACAAATTATCTCTACTACAACTGTTGTTTCTTCTCTTAAGGACAGAAAATCATTTGGCTCCTCAGGATATGAAGAACAAAAAAGAATGATTGCTGATAGAATAAGCAAGATTAATCAATATAGGATCACTGTTGCTAAAAGAGAAAATAAAATTAATTCTTCTATTGAAATATTATCAAAACAAATAGATGAACTTATAAAATAA
- a CDS encoding succinate dehydrogenase/fumarate reductase iron-sulfur subunit — translation MAQVSGIADEKTSTPLSSSNTIILRISRFNPTHDDSSQFMEFTVPYERWTTVLEAILDVKKHFDHSVAVRYSCRQATCGSCGMMINGKPKLACFTKISELNSNVVTVEPMNNFPIIRDLAVKFERLFDTHQKIKPYLIRDDSELESDEREFLQSPEEVEQYIQFANCIKCGLCNSACPTMATDSSFVGPQALAQAYRYVADSRDKGKDSRLKIIDDSHGIWRCHFAGSCSQVCPKGVDPAMGIQLLRGYLLGFRS, via the coding sequence ATGGCTCAAGTTTCTGGAATTGCAGATGAAAAAACATCAACACCATTATCTTCTTCCAATACAATTATTCTGAGGATTTCAAGATTTAATCCTACACATGATGATTCCAGTCAATTTATGGAGTTTACAGTTCCTTATGAGAGATGGACTACCGTTTTAGAGGCAATCCTTGATGTGAAAAAACATTTTGATCATTCTGTAGCAGTTCGTTATTCTTGTAGACAAGCTACGTGTGGTTCATGTGGTATGATGATTAATGGAAAACCAAAGCTGGCATGTTTTACAAAAATTAGTGAATTAAACTCCAATGTTGTTACAGTTGAGCCTATGAATAATTTTCCGATTATTCGTGACTTGGCAGTAAAATTTGAAAGATTATTTGACACTCATCAAAAAATTAAACCATATCTAATACGAGATGATTCGGAGCTAGAATCTGACGAAAGAGAATTTCTACAGTCTCCTGAAGAAGTAGAACAATACATCCAATTTGCTAATTGTATTAAATGTGGTTTATGTAATTCTGCATGTCCTACGATGGCAACTGACTCTTCTTTTGTTGGACCTCAAGCATTGGCACAAGCATATCGATACGTTGCAGATAGTAGAGATAAAGGAAAAGATTCTAGACTAAAAATAATTGATGACTCTCACGGAATCTGGAGATGTCACTTTGCTGGTTCTTGTAGTCAAGTATGTCCAAAAGGAGTTGATCCTGCAATGGGAATTCAACTACTTCGTGGATACCTACTTGGTTTTAGAAGTTAA
- a CDS encoding acyl-CoA carboxylase subunit beta yields MHSEKIEGYAKKNNVALQGGGQDRIKAQHDKGKLTARERIDLLLDEGTFTEIDPLTTHHYHEYDMQKKKFFTDGVVGGYGNVSGRQIFVFAYDFTVLGGTLSQMGAKKITKLMDHAVKIGCPIIGIMDSGGARIQEGIMSLDGFADIFYHNQLASGVIPQITASIGPSAGGSVYSPAMTDFVIMVEKVGTMFVTGPDVVKTVLGEEISFDDLGGAMTHGSKSGVAHFVAQNEYECMDYIKKLISYIPQNNTEEPPKITTDDDPNRLDHNLINIIPENPLQPYDMKEIINSIVDNHEFFEVHELFAPNIIVGYGRFNGKVAGIIANQPIHLAGALDIDSSNKAARFIRFCDAFNIPLITLVDTPGYMPGSNQEHNGIIRHGSKLLYAYCEATVPRITLVIGKAYGGAYIAMGSKNLRTDINYAWPTARCAVLGGEAAVKIMYRKDLDEAKDPEALKKQLIGEFTEKFENPYVAASHGTIDNVIDPAETRPMLIKALEMLTNKREKQLPRKHGNINL; encoded by the coding sequence ATGCATTCTGAAAAGATTGAAGGGTATGCCAAAAAGAATAACGTAGCATTACAGGGTGGTGGCCAAGATAGAATTAAGGCTCAACATGATAAGGGCAAGTTAACTGCTCGTGAACGAATAGATCTTTTACTTGATGAGGGGACTTTTACAGAAATTGATCCATTAACCACACATCATTACCATGAATATGATATGCAGAAAAAGAAATTCTTTACAGATGGCGTAGTAGGCGGGTATGGAAATGTAAGTGGTAGACAAATCTTTGTTTTTGCATATGATTTTACTGTACTTGGTGGAACTCTTAGTCAGATGGGAGCTAAAAAAATTACTAAATTAATGGATCATGCAGTAAAAATCGGATGTCCAATAATTGGAATAATGGATTCTGGTGGAGCAAGAATTCAAGAAGGAATAATGAGTCTTGATGGATTTGCAGATATTTTTTATCATAATCAACTAGCTTCAGGAGTAATTCCACAAATTACTGCAAGTATTGGTCCTTCAGCAGGAGGTTCTGTATATTCTCCTGCAATGACTGACTTTGTAATTATGGTAGAAAAGGTGGGAACAATGTTTGTTACCGGACCTGATGTAGTGAAAACTGTACTTGGCGAAGAAATATCATTTGATGATCTTGGAGGAGCAATGACACATGGTTCAAAAAGTGGTGTTGCACATTTTGTTGCACAAAATGAATATGAGTGCATGGATTATATTAAAAAATTAATTTCATATATACCTCAAAATAATACTGAAGAGCCACCAAAAATCACCACTGATGATGATCCAAATAGATTAGATCATAATCTGATCAACATAATTCCAGAAAATCCTTTGCAACCTTATGATATGAAAGAAATTATTAATTCAATTGTTGATAATCACGAATTCTTTGAAGTGCATGAATTATTTGCTCCAAACATTATAGTAGGTTATGGAAGATTTAATGGTAAAGTTGCAGGAATTATAGCTAATCAACCTATACATCTTGCAGGTGCACTTGATATTGATTCTTCAAACAAGGCAGCACGTTTCATAAGATTTTGTGACGCATTTAACATTCCTCTTATCACTTTAGTAGATACCCCTGGATACATGCCAGGTTCTAATCAAGAACATAACGGAATTATTAGACATGGTAGCAAACTGCTTTATGCATATTGTGAAGCTACAGTTCCAAGAATAACATTAGTTATTGGAAAAGCATATGGTGGTGCTTATATTGCAATGGGAAGTAAAAATCTCAGAACTGATATTAATTACGCATGGCCGACTGCACGATGTGCTGTTTTAGGTGGAGAAGCAGCTGTAAAAATAATGTATAGAAAAGACCTTGATGAGGCAAAAGATCCTGAAGCGCTTAAAAAGCAATTAATTGGTGAATTTACAGAAAAATTTGAAAATCCATATGTTGCCGCGTCTCATGGAACTATTGATAATGTAATTGATCCTGCTGAGACTAGACCTATGTTGATTAAAGCTTTAGAAATGCTTACAAACAAAAGAGAAAAACAACTTCCTAGGAAACATGGAAATATCAATTTGTGA